Proteins encoded in a region of the Streptomyces violaceoruber genome:
- a CDS encoding helix-turn-helix domain-containing protein: protein MTSLGLLRRAPDGGVVAIPPGLAAGGIVRPLEAAIGRQQHALDAVHASIHRAEQVYRDSYREDGVQAARVISGADVISTTLASAVDSCQEELLTAQPGGGRPQELLAKALASDLPALRRGVRQRTIYQHTIRTHNPTLFYVEQISAAGAEVRTLDEVFDRIIVCDQRIAFVPDPGERRSQTALAIEHPGLIRYLVGMFEHAWERATPLRYSPGAHRPPLLADETRRSVLQLMVNGYTDEAIAGRLGMSVRTVATHVRKASEAFGSRSRAQLAFLIAKTGVLDEGLVRADDSPSALAAD from the coding sequence TTGACGAGCCTGGGTCTTCTGCGGCGGGCGCCCGACGGCGGGGTGGTCGCCATTCCGCCGGGGCTGGCCGCCGGCGGCATCGTGCGGCCCCTGGAAGCGGCCATCGGCCGTCAGCAGCACGCGCTCGACGCGGTCCACGCGTCGATCCACCGCGCCGAGCAGGTCTACCGCGACAGCTACCGCGAGGACGGGGTGCAGGCCGCGCGGGTCATCAGCGGGGCGGACGTCATCAGCACCACCCTCGCCTCGGCCGTGGACTCCTGCCAGGAGGAACTCCTCACCGCCCAGCCCGGCGGCGGCCGGCCGCAGGAACTCCTGGCCAAAGCCCTCGCCAGCGACCTGCCGGCGCTCCGGCGCGGGGTGCGGCAGCGCACGATCTACCAGCACACCATCCGCACCCACAACCCCACCCTCTTCTACGTCGAGCAGATCTCCGCCGCCGGGGCGGAAGTCCGTACGCTGGACGAGGTCTTCGACCGGATCATCGTCTGCGACCAGCGCATCGCCTTCGTCCCCGACCCCGGTGAACGGCGGAGCCAGACCGCCCTGGCGATAGAGCATCCGGGTCTCATCCGCTACCTCGTCGGCATGTTCGAGCATGCCTGGGAGCGGGCCACCCCGCTCCGGTACTCCCCAGGGGCGCACCGCCCGCCCCTGCTGGCCGACGAGACCCGCCGGTCCGTCCTGCAGCTGATGGTGAACGGCTACACCGACGAGGCCATCGCCGGGCGGCTCGGTATGAGCGTGCGGACCGTGGCCACCCATGTGCGCAAGGCGTCGGAGGCCTTCGGCAGCCGCAGCCGCGCCCAGTTGGCCTTCCTCATCGCCAAGACCGGCGTGCTCGACGAGGGGCTCGTGCGGGCGGATGACAGCCCGTCGGCCCTCGCGGCCGACTGA
- a CDS encoding dynamin family protein, protein MVTLDVRPQLLDALSALRDRVAAARFPLPLAGAPRARANRDELLAQLDDYLMPRLKEPEAPLLAVVGGSTGAGKSTLVNSLVGRRVSEAGVLRPTTRTPVLVCHPEDHHWFSGMRVLPDLTRVWVPHRDPDDDLLLPGENPARVLRVETADTLPPGIALLDAPDVDSLVADNRVLAAELICAADIWVMVTTAARYADAVPWHLLRTAKEYDATLVTVLDRVPHQVVSEVSRQYGALLTKAGLGDVPRFTVPELPESAWGGGLLPASAVAPLRSWLVHRAQELDARHHAMARTAHGILDSLKSRMPELAGATAAQYAAALRLTAAVESAYDNEHARVRGRLQAGAVLAGDALKRWRAFPLDCSPEELLDSLVESLSALLLCAVTAADESVDEAWRHEPAAGAPELADHVPAPESAEQRIGVAVRRWRRELEEYAEDEVRELDRNLAPDPGVVAGLVATVLLGGRRGRVAGERLAERIGAHGALRLRDRGGRLLEEHVDRVMHVERERRLAPLDGLEVHPEPQAELIAALSVLQKER, encoded by the coding sequence GTGGTGACCTTGGACGTACGGCCTCAGCTGCTCGACGCACTCTCCGCCCTGCGCGACCGTGTCGCGGCCGCACGCTTCCCGCTGCCCCTGGCGGGGGCCCCACGCGCGCGTGCCAACCGTGACGAACTGCTCGCACAGCTCGACGACTACCTGATGCCCCGCCTGAAGGAGCCGGAAGCGCCGCTGCTGGCCGTGGTGGGCGGATCCACCGGCGCCGGAAAGTCGACCCTGGTGAACTCCCTGGTGGGACGCCGGGTCAGCGAGGCGGGCGTGCTGCGGCCCACGACCCGTACGCCGGTCCTGGTCTGCCACCCGGAGGACCACCACTGGTTCAGCGGCATGCGGGTGCTGCCCGACCTCACGCGCGTGTGGGTGCCCCACCGGGACCCGGACGACGACCTGCTGCTGCCCGGCGAGAACCCCGCGCGCGTGCTGCGGGTCGAGACCGCCGACACCCTGCCGCCCGGCATCGCCCTCCTGGACGCGCCCGACGTCGACTCCCTCGTCGCCGACAACCGCGTCCTGGCGGCCGAACTGATCTGCGCCGCCGACATCTGGGTGATGGTCACCACGGCCGCGCGGTACGCCGATGCGGTGCCCTGGCACCTGCTGCGCACCGCGAAGGAGTACGACGCCACCTTGGTCACCGTGCTCGACCGGGTGCCCCACCAGGTGGTGTCCGAGGTGTCGCGGCAGTACGGCGCCCTGCTCACCAAGGCAGGCCTCGGCGACGTCCCCCGCTTCACGGTCCCGGAACTGCCCGAGTCGGCCTGGGGCGGCGGCCTGCTGCCGGCCAGCGCCGTGGCACCGCTGCGGTCCTGGCTCGTCCACCGGGCGCAGGAACTCGACGCCCGGCACCACGCCATGGCCCGCACGGCGCACGGCATCCTGGACTCGCTCAAGTCCCGGATGCCCGAGCTGGCCGGGGCCACGGCCGCACAGTACGCCGCCGCGCTGCGGCTCACCGCCGCCGTCGAGAGCGCCTACGACAATGAGCACGCGCGCGTACGGGGGCGGTTGCAGGCGGGCGCCGTGCTCGCCGGGGACGCGCTGAAGCGCTGGCGGGCCTTCCCCCTCGACTGCTCCCCGGAAGAGCTCCTCGACTCGCTGGTGGAGAGCCTCAGCGCCCTGCTGCTGTGCGCCGTCACGGCCGCCGACGAAAGCGTCGACGAGGCCTGGCGGCACGAACCGGCCGCGGGCGCCCCCGAACTCGCGGACCACGTCCCCGCGCCGGAGAGCGCCGAGCAACGCATCGGGGTGGCCGTACGGCGCTGGCGGCGGGAGCTGGAGGAGTACGCCGAGGACGAGGTGCGCGAGCTGGACCGGAACCTGGCCCCGGACCCCGGGGTGGTGGCCGGCCTGGTCGCCACCGTGCTGCTGGGCGGCCGGCGCGGGCGGGTCGCCGGGGAACGGCTCGCCGAGCGGATCGGCGCCCACGGCGCGCTGCGGCTGCGCGACCGGGGCGGGCGGCTGCTCGAGGAACACGTCGACCGGGTCATGCACGTCGAGCGCGAGCGCAGGCTGGCGCCGCTCGACGGTCTCGAAGTGCACCCCGAGCCACAGGCAGAGCTCATCGCCGCGCTGTCCGTACTGCAGAAGGAGAGGTGA